Sequence from the Ereboglobus luteus genome:
AATACGGCAGGCAGGGGCTCGCCGACCTGCGACTCGCGCTCGGGGAAGGGCAGGGAGCCGTGCGGCTCCTCCTGCGCAACCGCGCGCCCGTCAACCACAGCGCAACCCTCAATATTTCCGCCGTCGCCGAGTTCACGCTTCTCAACCCGCGCGTCGCGCTCGCCGTCAAATACGCCGCGTTTTTTGTCGGCGCGTTTTTGCTTTTCCACGCGCTCGAGGTTTTCCTTGGCGGCGCGATGAGGGCGCCGTCCGGCGATTCGCGCGCCTCGCCCCTGCGCTTGCGCAGTTTCGTTCTCGCCGGAATGATCGCCCTGTTTCTCGTTTTTGCCAGCGAGCCGTTTCTCATAAAAACACCTCCGCCCTCGGAATTTAAATTCAAACTCGTCGTGCCCGTGCTGGCCGCCGACAAACCCGATTCTCCAATAACAGAAGTTCCCGTCACCACCGCCATGGACACAACCACCATCCTCTCCATCCTCCTCTTCGCCGCGCTGCAAATCGCCGTCTATGTGATCTGCCTGCTCAAGATCCGCTACATCTCGCGACAGCCGATCTCGCCCCAGCTCAAGCTGCGCCTCATGGACAACGAGGAAAACCTCTTCGACGCCGGCCTCTACGTGGGCATCGCGGGCACGGCCACCGCGCTCGTTCTCCAAGTGCTCGGCTACATCCAGGCCAACCTCCTCGCCGCGTATTCGTCGAACCTCTTCGGCATCCTCTGCGTCGCGATCGTGAAAATCCGCCACGTTCGCCACTTCAAGCGCCAGCTCATTCTACAGGTGCACGGGAGCGGAGACGCGACGCCGCAACCCGAGGACGCGACCATCAAACCAGCCACAACGAATCCCTAGGAAATTTTCGATTTTGAATTCTCGATTTTCGATTGGGAGCTTCCGCTCCGTTTTCAATTTCGAGGCCGCGCGATGGCGCGCAATCGAAAATCGAGAATTCAGCCCTCTCCGATGAACAAGACGCTTCTCCTCATCATCTGCGATTTTCTTCTTCTCAACCTCCTCGCGCTCACGCGCTGGGATGCACCCATCGCCGCGTCCTCAATCCAGCAAGATCCCTCGCTGTCAACCGAGCGCGATTCCCCGCCCGCCGCGACCAAGGACCAGGACCTCGTCGATGTGATGAAACTCTCCCTCGAGGATGAGCGCGCCCGCCGCGACGAGCTCGCCCGCCAGTTGCGGGACACCGAGCTAAACCTCCAGACGCGCGAGCAAAATCTCGCGCAACTCGAGGCCGAGAAAAACAAACTCGCCGAAAACCTCGACGCCACGCAACGCAACGCGGGGCAACTCGCGCAACAAATCGACACCGCCAGGCAAAGCGCCGTGCTCCTCGCGCAGGAGGTCGATGCCGCCAAGCGCGACGCAGGCATGTCCAAGGAGCGCATCGCCGCGCTCCAGCGCGACCTCGATCATCGCGAGGCCGAGCTCGCGCGCGAAAAAGCCAGCATCGCCAAACTCGAACAGGCGCAGACCGAGGCGCGCCAAAAAATCGAGGACCTCAACGTTGCCGTGAAAGTTGCCGAGCACGAGAAAACCGTCCTTCGCGAAACTGCCGAGACCTACAAAACGCAAGTCGAGGCCGAGCGGCAGGAACGCCTCCGCGTGCAGGAAACCACCGTGCAGCTTGCGCAAGGCGTCGGCACCCTCGCCGTGAAATCGGACGACCTTCAAAAGGAAATCCGCGACAACCGTCCCATCAACGCCAACACGCTTTTCAGCGAATACCTCGCCAACAATGTGCGAACCCGCGTCGAAACCACGCGCCCCGGACTCTTCGGCCCGGCCGCGCGCGTTGCCGACCTGCGCACAATCCTCGTGAGCGACGGACGCGACACCTACGCGATCTTCCACGCCAGCGACACGCCCTTCGCGCTCACCTATCCCGGCGCCGACATCTCGCGCATCGCGATCACATTCACAAACGGCGACTACAGCACCACCGCCGGCGAGCTCCATTACCTATCCATTGACCCTCGCATCCTCGTCGTGCCACTCACGCCCGCGCAAGCCGCAGGCCTTGGCGTGAAAGTTTACATGACCTCGCTCGAACCCTTCAAATTTTCCGATGCGATCCTGATCAGCACCAACAGTGAACCGACAAAAACCAAGTATGAGGAAACGCCCTTCAAGCTCGACGCCACGCAACCCGGCTACGTGCAAATGCGAGTGAGCTTTTTCGCCAGCAAGCGAGGCGACCTTGTGATCAGCAAATCCGGCGAATTGCTCGGCATCATGGTGAACAAGGACTATTGCGCGCTGGTGAACAATTTCCTGCCCACCCGCACAATCACCACCGGCGAGGACACCGGCAGGCAAGGCATCGGCGCCCTCATAAACCACCTCAACACCCGAGTCCAAGGCATGCCGCTGAAGTTGCAGTGAACGGGCGGGCAACGGCTTTTTCGCGAGAATAAATGAATCCACCCGGCAAAATAAAAAACTATGCGATAATATTGATGTGCGGGATCGGTTTGCTCATGGCCGGGTGTGTTTCCTCATCACGTTCGCTGCTGAAAAAAACGATTGGGTGAGCGGAGTGCTTCAATCATCAGGCTTGGTCAAATCGCTTTATCCCGCGGAAATCTCCCAAGCGCGGGCCTTTTTGGGTAAACTTGCATGGAGGAGTTATTTTTTCACGCTGCCCGCTGATGGCGAAACAGGATGCGCAGTCAATTTCACGACAAACAAGGGAGAGGTAATCAGAGTGTCCCTGCACAAATACGGCGCAAAATATTCGCTCCATTTACGCAGCAAGAAAACATTATTCATTACCACGCTTTCGGACGAGGAAAGCAGGCTGGTCATGTCGTTTGCGGGTTACTACGAAAACTCGGTCTTCGGGCCAATCATTATAGAACACTGACATGGCTGGTGATTTATTTTTACGCACATAATGCAATGGCCGTTTCATCACCACGATCCTGACCGGATAAAAATATGGCTCAAACAGGTGGCTGTGCTGGGGCTCGTTTTGTTGCTGTTTTTCTGGTGGCGGCACGAGCCTAATGCGACATGGGAGGGGACGCCTGCTCCAGTCGCGCCGGCACAAACTTCGGGTGGCTTGCCGTCGCCATTTGAGCATGAGGGATATGTGATCACGCCGCTGGCTCATTATTCGGTGACGGCGGTCGTGCTGGCACGGGAGCGTTACCGGTTTGATGCCATGGCGGAGATTTGTCCGGTTGATCTTGGGCTGGGGTGGGGACCCTTGTCCGAGGCGGAACGGATTAACTTGATCGATTTCAGCCAGTCGCTTCGCTGGATGGACTGGCGTGTGAGTGCGAAAAATGTGCCGAGGCTGAAATTGTCAAAACCCGAGGTGGGCAGGCATTCGGCAAACACCCACTGCGTGCCCGCTGATTCTGCAATCCGCGAGGCGCTACTTCGTGTGAAGCGCCACGATTTGGTCACCCTCAAGGGGTATTTGATCAAGGCTGTGAGAGGGAAAAATGATTTCACGTCCTCAACCTCGCGGACGGACACTGGAGGAGGGGCATGCGAGATCGTTTTTGTCACGGAAATCGAAAGTGCGGCGTTGTAAGGTTTGTGTGAACCGGGGTGCGCGAAAAAGGTCGTGGAAGGGTGAATTGTTGTAAGTGATTGGTAACAAAGGTGAAGCTTTAGTGGAAGGCGATCCGAAGCTTCGTTGGAACAAACGGACTACATCGCAAATATAGGTGCTCGGACAAAAACGCGCGAACTGAGCCGCAGTGCGGGTAATACGTTGTGCTAATAGTGCAGCGTGCAGTTCAAAACAGTGATTACGCGACATGGTAGATCAGGTCGAAGGAGTTTGCTTCAAATTTGAATAAATATATCTTGCTTAATGTAAGTGGGTTATATGAATGCAAGGCGTTAATTGCATTAATTTTGCAATTGTAATCATTAAATAAATATTTTTGTATTTTCGTCTTCGGGTTTTTGCCTCTGGCTATTGCTCATCTACCTACACCAAACACATGAAAACATCCATCAAAGCATTCATTGCATTAATTGCCTTCGGTTCTTCCGCACTTTTCGTTCAGGCTCAAGCGCTCAAGGTCGGCACGGTTGATCGTGCCAAGGCCATGGCTGGCTATTACAAGACGCAAGAGGAGGAGGCCAAGATTCAAGCCTATGGCCAAAGTGCCCAACAGGACTTTGAAAAACGCCTCAACGAAGGCAAAGCCATGGCGAGCCAATTCCAAAGCCTTCAGGAATCCCTAAAGAATCCTGTCCTCAGCGACACCGCTAAGAAAGCTGCCGAAGCTGACGCCCAGCGACTTCTCGGCGACCTTCAGAAGAAAGAGCAGGAGTTGGCTGAATTCCGCCAGCAAGCAGATCGTTTCATCCAGCAAGGAGTTGCCACCACTCGTCAGGCTCTCCTCGTGGAAATCAACGAAGTTGCGGCCAACATCGCCAAAAAGAAAGGTATTACCCTTCTCGTTGATCGCGGTGTTTTGGTTTATACTGACGAAGCTTACGACATCACCGAGGAAGTGCTCACCGAGCTTAACAAGAACAAACCCGCCACTCCCGCTACCGGCACCAGCGCGGTTCCTCCCGTCGGTCTTCCCAAATAATAAACCATCCGTTTTTTTTAAGAAGCCCGTCTGATTCATCAGGCGGGTTTTTTTTCGTTTTACAAAAAACATTGCGCTTGCTCATGCCTTGCACTCTGCGCCGTTGACAGTTGGCGGTTTGCCTGTTTTGCCTACCCGTCCGCTTTGACGCGCATGACTGCCCCGGTTTTTTGCGCATGCGCATCCGACTCGGCATCTTCTTTTAACATCACCAAACAACACCAGCAATGGCTACCAAAACAAAAAAATCCGCGACCAAGCCCGCCAAAAAGGCCGTCGCTAAAAAATCAACCGCCCCAAAAGGCTCCAAATCCGCCAAGGGCAAACCCGCGAAATCCGCGAAATACGTTTACCTCTTCGGCAAGGGCAAGGCCGACGGCGACGGCACCATGAAGCCGCTCCTCGGCGGCAAGGGCGCCAATCTCGCCGAGATGACACGCATCGGCCTCCCGGTGCCTCCCGGCTTCACCGTCACCACCGACGTCTGCACCTATTATTACGCCAACAAGCGCACCTATCCCGCCGCCCTCCAGGCGCAGATGGAAGCCGGCGTTGCCAACATGGAGCGCATCATGGGCACCAAGTTCGGCGACGCCAACGGCATGCCGCTCCTCGTTTCCGTGCGCTCCGGCGCGCGCGACTCCATGCCCGGCATGATGGACACCATTCTCAACCTCGGCCTCAACGACACCACCGTCCTCTCCCTCGCCAAGGCCACCAACAATGAGCGCTTCGCCTGGGACTGCTACCGCCGCTTCGTCCAGATGTATGGCGACGTCGTCCTCGGTGTGCAGAAGCGTGAAAACGAAGACCACGAACCCTTCGAGGCCGTCATCCACGAATACAAACACGAAACCTACCACACCGACATCGAGGACTCCGCGCTCACCGCCACCGACCAGCAAAACCTCGTCGCCCTCTTCAAAAACCTCATCAAGGAACGCACCGGAAAAACCTTCCCCAACGACCCCTGGGCGCAACTCCGCGGCGCCGCCGGCGCCGTCTTCGGCTCGTGGATGAACGACCGCGCCATCGTTTACCGCCGCAAATACAACATCCCCACCGAATGGGGCACCGCCGTCAACGTGCAGGCCATGGTCTACGGCAACACCGGCGAAAAATCCGGCT
This genomic interval carries:
- a CDS encoding OmpH family outer membrane protein, whose protein sequence is MKTSIKAFIALIAFGSSALFVQAQALKVGTVDRAKAMAGYYKTQEEEAKIQAYGQSAQQDFEKRLNEGKAMASQFQSLQESLKNPVLSDTAKKAAEADAQRLLGDLQKKEQELAEFRQQADRFIQQGVATTRQALLVEINEVAANIAKKKGITLLVDRGVLVYTDEAYDITEEVLTELNKNKPATPATGTSAVPPVGLPK